The proteins below are encoded in one region of Brachyspira hampsonii:
- a CDS encoding tetratricopeptide repeat protein, translating into MMKKIFIIFFTALTINSISFAQKKIIIFETEYSNNYNSYAVKDLIIKNLFVNSDFHIIPYIPYKKSNYKEIKSKIKELTLNNNADLSITYDLFKYKHGLVLNYVIFDREKPNEWKEKNIYSKEENLFESINKVLEDIYSYSKKNNNLITEDEYISLIGYYSQIINSNDENKVYEMFFNFYKDNLYFNMDYLEYLIEKGNKNSINDMTAIIDNMKKYLDKNNHYYLSALGDLYYSRYKVNVENEDIEKSIENYNKAINAKKDNYIYYKQLADAYILKNDYSNASKYYNAAIEIYDKDINLIKDAVYLLKRDMNKNGNLVIEYLKKIININKNDDEALEELAGIYENLGDKYNSQIYYSKLLEAVNYNLYIINNEKPNPVLYDKYIKKRNEITKKLEKLQI; encoded by the coding sequence ATGATGAAAAAAATATTCATTATCTTTTTTACCGCCTTGACTATAAACAGCATATCCTTTGCTCAGAAAAAAATAATAATATTTGAAACAGAATACAGTAATAATTATAACTCTTATGCAGTAAAAGATTTAATAATAAAAAATTTATTTGTTAATTCTGACTTTCATATAATACCTTATATACCATATAAAAAAAGTAATTATAAAGAAATAAAATCAAAAATTAAAGAACTTACTTTAAATAATAATGCCGATTTATCAATAACTTATGACCTGTTTAAATATAAACACGGACTTGTACTTAATTATGTAATATTTGACAGAGAAAAACCTAATGAATGGAAAGAAAAAAATATCTATTCAAAAGAAGAAAATTTATTTGAATCTATTAATAAAGTATTAGAAGATATATATTCCTATTCCAAGAAAAACAACAATCTTATAACAGAAGATGAATACATTTCACTTATAGGTTATTACAGCCAAATAATAAACAGTAATGATGAGAATAAAGTTTATGAAATGTTTTTTAATTTCTACAAAGATAATCTTTATTTCAACATGGATTATTTAGAATATCTTATAGAAAAAGGAAATAAAAATTCTATTAATGATATGACTGCAATAATAGATAATATGAAAAAATACTTGGATAAAAATAATCATTATTATCTGTCTGCTTTGGGAGATTTATATTACAGCAGATATAAAGTTAATGTAGAAAATGAGGATATAGAAAAAAGTATAGAAAATTATAACAAAGCAATAAATGCTAAAAAAGATAATTATATATATTATAAACAACTTGCTGATGCTTATATATTAAAAAATGATTACAGCAACGCTTCAAAATATTATAATGCCGCTATAGAAATTTATGATAAAGATATAAATTTGATAAAAGATGCTGTGTATTTGCTAAAAAGAGATATGAATAAAAATGGAAATTTAGTAATAGAATATTTGAAAAAGATTATTAATATAAATAAAAATGATGATGAGGCTTTAGAAGAATTAGCTGGTATATATGAAAATTTGGGGGATAAATATAATTCTCAAATATATTATAGTAAATTACTTGAAGCTGTTAATTATAATCTTTACATAATCAATAATGAAAAACCTAATCCTGTATTATATGATAAATATATAAAAAAACGAAATGAAATAACAAAAAAATTAGAAAAATTACAAATATAA
- a CDS encoding L-threonylcarbamoyladenylate synthase, with the protein MIVNLEKNNSESIEYAANEVIKVINKGGIVVSPTDTVYGMLADAFNTDAVNRIYTIKEREKNKPLLILSKNLESVKRFSNKEVPEIIKKNIPGELTFIMPLLDELKNRFSYLKDTIALRIPNDKYMQLILKGTNPLVAPSANPSGYGIILDGNELAELYKDKADLIINAGILENKMPSTLYDCLENKVLRQGSVHL; encoded by the coding sequence ATGATAGTTAATCTTGAAAAAAATAATTCAGAAAGTATAGAGTATGCAGCTAATGAAGTTATAAAAGTTATTAATAAAGGCGGAATAGTAGTTTCCCCAACAGATACAGTTTATGGAATGCTTGCTGATGCTTTTAATACTGATGCTGTAAATAGAATATATACTATAAAAGAAAGAGAAAAAAATAAGCCTCTTTTAATATTATCAAAAAATTTAGAAAGTGTGAAAAGATTCTCAAATAAAGAAGTACCTGAAATCATAAAAAAAAATATACCGGGTGAATTAACTTTTATTATGCCTCTTTTAGATGAATTAAAAAATCGATTCTCATATTTGAAAGATACGATAGCTTTAAGAATACCTAATGATAAATATATGCAGCTTATACTAAAAGGAACTAATCCTTTGGTAGCTCCTTCCGCCAATCCGAGCGGTTACGGTATTATACTTGACGGCAATGAATTAGCAGAGCTTTATAAAGACAAAGCTGACTTAATAATTAATGCCGGTATATTAGAAAATAAGATGCCTTCAACACTTTATGACTGCTTAGAAAATAAAGTTCTTCGTCAGGGTTCTGTTCATTTGTAA
- a CDS encoding alanine/glycine:cation symporter family protein has product MRIINSIITNTNNVMYGYLLLAVFFVISVFFTIRLKGIQVSHSIHALKLLFSKHEKGDGVSGFVSFCISTASRVGTGNITGVMGAVSAGGPGALFWMWIMAILGGSLAFSESTLAQLYKEKDSQGKFIGGASFYIKSKLKKPVIAVLFALCMIFTYTTFNGVQANTISSALSKYNVSFIITAIILTIITGIILFSKKRDTITHACVFIVPVMAIPYILMGLFIFFTNLSSVPTAFQNIFVQAFKPSAVFGGAIGITISNGLKRGLFSNEAGMGGAPHAAAAAHTSHPCKQGLIQMFSVFTDTILICSISGFILLLSPEAMKEVKNIEGINLFQYAMESHLGSFGSIFITVCILFFSYSSILGNFFYIKTGAAAIKDNFVSYIIVGLMTIVMVFAGSLAEFKTIWGAGDMFMGFMALLNIIVMVILNKPVYLLTKHYVSQLKEHKKPKFSKDIIEELKNDDAITQWDNKN; this is encoded by the coding sequence ATGAGAATTATTAATAGTATAATAACAAATACTAATAATGTAATGTATGGTTATCTTCTTCTTGCTGTATTTTTTGTTATTTCCGTTTTCTTTACCATAAGATTAAAAGGCATACAAGTTTCACATTCTATACATGCTTTAAAACTTCTGTTTTCAAAGCATGAAAAAGGAGACGGAGTTTCAGGATTTGTAAGTTTTTGTATAAGTACAGCTTCAAGAGTTGGAACAGGAAATATTACAGGAGTTATGGGAGCTGTTTCGGCAGGAGGACCTGGAGCTTTATTTTGGATGTGGATAATGGCTATTTTAGGCGGAAGTTTAGCTTTTTCCGAAAGTACATTAGCTCAGCTTTATAAAGAAAAAGATTCTCAAGGAAAATTTATAGGAGGGGCTTCTTTCTATATAAAAAGCAAATTAAAAAAACCTGTAATAGCAGTATTATTTGCTCTATGTATGATATTCACATATACAACTTTTAATGGTGTTCAGGCAAATACAATATCAAGTGCTTTGTCAAAATATAATGTATCATTTATTATAACTGCTATCATATTAACAATAATTACAGGAATAATATTATTCAGTAAAAAAAGAGATACTATAACTCATGCATGTGTATTCATAGTACCTGTTATGGCGATACCTTATATATTAATGGGACTTTTTATATTTTTTACTAATTTGTCTTCAGTACCTACAGCATTTCAAAATATATTCGTACAAGCATTTAAGCCTAGTGCTGTTTTCGGAGGTGCTATAGGAATTACAATTTCAAACGGATTAAAAAGAGGTTTATTCTCAAATGAGGCAGGTATGGGAGGAGCTCCGCATGCTGCTGCCGCCGCTCATACTTCTCACCCTTGTAAACAGGGCTTGATACAGATGTTCTCAGTATTTACTGATACTATATTAATATGTTCTATTTCAGGATTCATACTTCTATTATCTCCGGAGGCTATGAAAGAAGTTAAAAATATAGAAGGTATTAATTTATTCCAATATGCTATGGAATCTCATTTGGGAAGTTTCGGTTCTATATTTATTACTGTATGTATATTGTTTTTCTCTTACAGTTCTATACTAGGAAATTTTTTCTATATAAAAACAGGTGCCGCTGCTATAAAAGATAATTTTGTATCTTATATAATAGTTGGACTTATGACTATAGTAATGGTATTTGCAGGTTCATTAGCTGAATTCAAAACTATATGGGGAGCTGGAGATATGTTTATGGGATTTATGGCTTTATTGAACATCATAGTTATGGTCATACTTAATAAACCCGTATACCTGCTTACTAAACATTATGTAAGTCAATTAAAAGAACATAAAAAGCCTAAATTTAGTAAAGATATAATTGAAGAATTAAAAAATGATGATGCTATAACTCAATGGGATAATAAAAATTAA